One window from the genome of Cryptomeria japonica chromosome 6, Sugi_1.0, whole genome shotgun sequence encodes:
- the LOC131876473 gene encoding uncharacterized protein LOC131876473: protein MTFVSVGGSSRIAKVQELLSQLFQGKELCKCVNPDEVVAYGAALHVAILNKENINLVLMDMTILSLGIEVNNGVMKVIVPRSTHIPTKKETFVTTRFDNQIGVSFPIYEGERDLVVHNNLLGEFVLNGILPMRCGVQDTRVHIPWRCLSC, encoded by the coding sequence atgacatttgtatcagtaggagGTTCTTCACGTATAGCCAAGGTCCAGGAATTGCTAAGTCAATTATTTCAGGGAAAAGAGCTCTGCAAATGTGTAAATCCAGATGAGGTAGTTGCTTATGGTGCAGCTTTACATGTAGCTATACTCAACAAGGAAAACATCAACTTGGTCTTGATGGACATGACTATTTTGAGTCTTGGAATTGAAGTTAACAATGGGGTCATGAAAGTAATAGTTCCCCGTAGTACCCACATTCCTACTAAGAAAGAGACATTTGTCACCACAAGATTTGATAACCAGATAGGTGTAAGTTTTCCAATTTATGAAGGCGAGAGAGATTTGGTTGTACATAATAATTTGCTTGGTGAATTTGTCCTAAATGGAATTCTACCTATGCGGTGTGGGGTGCAAGATACAAGAGTTCACATTCCATGGAGATGCTTGAGCTGTTGA